CTTCGGGCGCGACATCAGCCAGGTGACCCTGGACGGCCAACCCCTGCCGGCCGCCGAGGTGCCGGCCACGCTTACCGGCCGCCACACCGTGCGCCTGGTGCTGAGCAGCCAAGCCCCGCCCGCCGCGCCTCTGCACAAAGTAGCCAACAGCTTCGCGCCCGAAACGCCCGAGGCCACCTACGCCGCCGGCCGTCTGCGCTGGGCGCCGGTGGAAGGCGCCACCGCCTACCAGGTGCTGCGCAACGGCCGGTTTGCGGCCCGCACCACCGAAGCCAGCCTGGCCCTGACGCCCAACCCCGCGTATGCCGAGTATCAGGTGGTGGCCGTGGGGCCGCAGGGGCTGGAGTCGTTTGCCAGTGAGCCGGTGCGGGTGCCGGGTGCGGCCTGGCAGCGGGTGCTGCAGCTGGAGACGGTGGCCCCCAAAGCCGCCCGGCCCTACCGCGGCTACACCGGCGCGGGCTTCGTCGAAATCAGCACTGCCCTGAACCGCACCCTCACCGTGCCCGTGACGGTGCCCGCCGCCGGCCTCTACGCCCTCGACCTCCGCTACGCCAACGGCAACGGCCCCATCAACACCAGCAACAAGTGCGCCCTGCGGACCCTGCGCCGCGGCACCGAGCAGCTGGGCACGGTGGTGCTGCCGCAGCGGGGCGTGGACGAATGGTCGAACTGGGGCTACTCCAACCCCGTGCTGGCGCGCCTGCCGGCCGGCACCCACCGCCTCGCCCTAACCCTGGAGCCCGCCAACGCCAACATGCACGGCGAGGTAAACCAGGCCATGCTCGACCACCTGCGCCTGACCCGCGTGGAATAGGCGCGGGCCCTTCGGCCGAACTCCACCAGCGAGCAAACCGCTTGTCAAACGCCCACTACGGCGCTGCGGCGCTCCAGCAGCAGCGTGTCGCGCCAGGTGCCGTGCAGCTGCCCGATTCGCTCCCGCCGCCCCACCACCCGAAAGCCCGCGGCTTCGTGCAGGCGCAGGCTGGCCGTGTTTTCGGGAAAGATGCCGGCTTGCAAGGTCCACATGCCGTGGGCTTCCGACTCCCGCACGAGCTGGGCCAGCAGTTGCCGGCCCACGCCCTGCCCGCGCGCCGCGGCAGCCACGTACACGCTCACCTCGCCCACCCCTCCGTACACGCACCGCCCCGACACCGGCGACAACGCCGCCCAGCCCAGCACCCAGCCCGTGGCTTCGTCCAGGGCCACCAGGCGGCTGTGGGGCAGGTGGCCCCGGTCCCACTCGTCCCAGGTGGGCGCCTCGGTGGTGAAGGTGGCGTTGCCGGTAGCTATGCCAGCCTCGTAAATGGCGCGGGCCTCGGGCCAGTGCGCGGCCGTGCAGGGCTGAATGGTCATGGCGGCTAAGTGCAAAAGAGGCGGAAAGTCAGCAACAGGCGGGGGCGAGGGTGCGGGTGGCCGGCGTGCCGCACCCGCAGGCCGCTTCAGCGGCCGGAGCCGAGGGCAGGGGTATAGTCAGGCCGATGGTAGGTAGCTCCTGCACAGCGGTAGCCGGCGCAATGCAGCACTGGCTGCTGACCGCCGCGGCATCGTATTCCTGCTGGTAGCGCGGGTCGTTGAACTCGGCATCTTCGTGGAAGTAGTACACCTCCCACTCGGTGCCGTCGGGGTCGTTTACCCAAAACTTATCCTGCTTGGCGTAGCAGCAGCTAGTCCCGATTTCTTCGCGGCTGATGAGGCCGGCGGCTTCGGCAGCGGCCCGGCGCTCGGCCAGCTCCGCCACGGTTTCCACCTGAAAGCCCAGGTGCCCGAACGTGCTGGCCACGCGACCCGGATTCTCCACGAAGGAAATAATCAGCGAGGGCCGGTCGAGTACAAACTTGGCGTAGCTCGGCTTGACTTTAGCCGCCGCTTGCCCAAAAAATGCAGTGTAGAAGTTGACTGTGGCAGCCAGGTCGGACACGTACAGTGAGACGTGCATCCGGGGAAAAACAGCAGTTTCCATGTGAGAAGAAGTGAGAGGTGAAAGGCAAGAAGTGAGATACAGGAAGGTGGAAGACGCCAAGGGAGAAGCTGGAGGTCCGGCGTGTGACTAACGTGCTGGCGGGCAGTAGTGAGTCGCGCTTATCACCTCTCATAGCTCACCTCCGAAGTCTAGCAACAAGTGCCGCTGGTGGCCTCGGCGAAGAAGGCCGTGAACTGCCGCTGCACCTGTTGCAACAGCTCGGTATTAAGGCAGTAGCACACGGTCAGCCCGTCGATTTCCCCGCGGATTAGGCCCAGCGCCTTCAGCTCCTGGAGGTGCTGCGACACGGTGGTGCGCGACAAGGGCAGCTCGGCCGCTATGTCGCCGGAAATGCAGGTGGTTTTGCTGGCCAGCAGCTGGATAATAGCCACGCGGGCCGGGTGAGCCAGGGCTTTGGCCACGCGGGCCAGCTGCTGCTGCTCTTCGGTGAAGACCGTGGTTTTGGCGTACGTCATAAAGTAGCTAGGAAGTATGACGCAAATATACGTCATGGCTGATTTTTTTTGTACCCGATGGTAAAGCCCGTGCCACCGCCGGGCTTTGGCAGTTCGCTACACCTAGCCCTCCCATAAACCACCCCTGCGCCCTGCCGACTGGTAAAACCAGGGGCGAGAAGTGCGCCAACGCTACGGAGCAGGCGACGCGTCGAAACCCTTCTTGATGCCGAGCTTGCGCATGCGGCCGTCGAGCGTGTTGGCCGGAATGCGCAAATATTCCGCGGCGCCGCCCGCCCCCCGCACGCGGCCGTTGCAGAACGCCAGGGCCGCCAGAATAGCGTCGCGCTCCACGTCCTGCAACGGCCGCGGTGCGCCGGCTGCCGCCGACGCCGCCGGTGCCGCCGGTGCCGCCGGTGCCAGGGCCGCGGGCAGCCCGAGCGTGGCGAGCACTGGGGTGGTGGACAGCAACGCGGCGCGCTCTACCACGTGTTGCAGCT
This region of Hymenobacter sp. YIM 151500-1 genomic DNA includes:
- a CDS encoding GNAT family N-acetyltransferase, producing MTIQPCTAAHWPEARAIYEAGIATGNATFTTEAPTWDEWDRGHLPHSRLVALDEATGWVLGWAALSPVSGRCVYGGVGEVSVYVAAAARGQGVGRQLLAQLVRESEAHGMWTLQAGIFPENTASLRLHEAAGFRVVGRRERIGQLHGTWRDTLLLERRSAVVGV
- a CDS encoding ArsR/SmtB family transcription factor, whose product is MTYAKTTVFTEEQQQLARVAKALAHPARVAIIQLLASKTTCISGDIAAELPLSRTTVSQHLQELKALGLIRGEIDGLTVCYCLNTELLQQVQRQFTAFFAEATSGTCC
- a CDS encoding ArsI/CadI family heavy metal resistance metalloenzyme, whose protein sequence is METAVFPRMHVSLYVSDLAATVNFYTAFFGQAAAKVKPSYAKFVLDRPSLIISFVENPGRVASTFGHLGFQVETVAELAERRAAAEAAGLISREEIGTSCCYAKQDKFWVNDPDGTEWEVYYFHEDAEFNDPRYQQEYDAAAVSSQCCIAPATAVQELPTIGLTIPLPSAPAAEAACGCGTPATRTLAPACC